From the genome of uncultured Pseudodesulfovibrio sp., one region includes:
- a CDS encoding MerR family transcriptional regulator: MTKKFISLREVGRQLDIPPSTIVYYKDKFERFIPSEGGAGRRTRYPVEVLEIFRRIRKMFNDNWSTEQIEQELALKFGMLMNDQQSDQPFEQSPSYGAMQDLAGVLSRMSDVLDNQSLFRSEIRSLRDEVAALRAEREVESARQEEAVRTLREEVAALKRRLSSGKGGSTGIDFPPAEFLASPLVIASGGEFLGVQGKGKHFSLKDFVQLIERKESATVAVETSWKQSDGHWVLVVRTRDGETGREQDIILVAKKTVTPSRNTVTEIIRLNIDGNDAPDALLLTLFRQLKTVFNG; the protein is encoded by the coding sequence ATGACCAAGAAGTTTATCAGTTTACGCGAAGTGGGGAGGCAATTAGACATACCTCCGTCTACTATCGTGTATTATAAAGATAAATTTGAAAGGTTCATTCCCTCCGAGGGCGGCGCCGGACGCCGGACACGGTATCCAGTAGAGGTCTTGGAAATCTTCAGGAGGATTCGAAAGATGTTCAACGACAATTGGTCAACTGAACAAATTGAACAGGAGTTAGCATTGAAATTCGGTATGTTGATGAATGATCAACAGTCTGATCAACCGTTTGAACAGTCGCCTTCGTATGGCGCCATGCAGGATCTGGCCGGCGTGTTGTCCCGCATGTCGGATGTGCTGGACAATCAGTCTCTTTTCCGGAGTGAGATCCGATCCTTGCGGGACGAGGTTGCCGCACTGCGCGCAGAGCGTGAAGTCGAATCCGCCAGACAGGAAGAAGCAGTCCGCACTCTTCGCGAGGAAGTCGCTGCGCTCAAGCGTCGTCTCTCGTCCGGGAAGGGCGGGAGCACCGGTATTGATTTTCCGCCGGCCGAGTTCTTGGCGAGTCCGCTGGTCATTGCGTCCGGGGGCGAGTTTCTTGGCGTGCAGGGCAAAGGCAAGCACTTTTCGCTCAAGGATTTCGTTCAGCTCATAGAGCGCAAGGAGTCGGCCACGGTTGCGGTGGAGACCTCCTGGAAGCAGAGCGATGGGCACTGGGTGCTCGTAGTACGCACTCGCGACGGCGAAACCGGTCGTGAGCAAGACATTATTCTGGTCGCGAAAAAGACGGTAACGCCCAGCCGGAACACTGTTACGGAGATTATTCGTCTCAATATAGACGGCAACGATGCTCCCGATGCCCTGTTGCTGACTCTGTTCCGTCAATTGAAGACTGTTTTCAATGGGTAA
- the larB gene encoding nickel pincer cofactor biosynthesis protein LarB, producing the protein MMTNDTLAELLSEIRDGRVSVENGIERLRDLPYMDLGHTKFDLHRSLRNGFPEVVYGEGKTPEQVGEIFTRMGDHANILATRVSQEMADHVLSVCPDAEYNAVGRTLALAREPITYREGQIAIVTAGTSDLGVAEEARVTCEMLGSHARITSDVGVAGIHRLLDRLEDIRQARVIIVIAGMEGALSSVIGGLVPQPIIAVPTSVGYGASFSGLSALLGMLTSCASGVTVVNIDNGFGAACAACKINNL; encoded by the coding sequence ATTATGACCAATGACACTTTGGCCGAACTGTTGTCCGAGATTCGTGACGGCAGAGTTTCGGTTGAGAACGGAATCGAACGATTGCGCGATCTCCCATATATGGATCTCGGACATACCAAATTCGACCTGCACCGTTCACTGCGCAACGGCTTCCCCGAGGTGGTCTACGGAGAGGGCAAGACTCCGGAACAGGTGGGGGAGATATTCACCCGTATGGGGGACCATGCGAACATTCTGGCGACCCGTGTGTCACAGGAGATGGCCGACCACGTGCTGTCCGTCTGTCCGGACGCGGAGTACAATGCCGTGGGCAGGACCCTGGCCCTGGCGCGTGAACCCATCACCTACAGGGAAGGGCAGATCGCCATTGTTACGGCCGGTACTTCCGACCTGGGCGTTGCTGAAGAGGCCCGCGTCACCTGTGAAATGCTCGGCAGCCACGCTCGTATCACTTCGGACGTGGGAGTGGCGGGCATCCACCGTTTGCTGGACCGGCTCGAGGACATCCGCCAGGCGCGGGTGATCATCGTCATTGCGGGCATGGAAGGAGCCTTGTCCAGCGTCATCGGCGGCCTGGTTCCCCAGCCGATCATAGCGGTACCCACTTCCGTCGGTTATGGCGCGTCCTTTTCCGGCTTGTCGGCGCTGCTCGGCATGCTTACCTCCTGTGCGAGCGGCGTGACCGTGGTCAACATCGACAATGGCTTTGGCGCGGCCTGTGCCGCATGTAAAATCAATAATCTTTGA
- the larE gene encoding ATP-dependent sacrificial sulfur transferase LarE: MSLTQQQKKQYAVLLAEIYGLERVLVAFSGGVDSTLLLQAAQRAVGDGVLAVTFATPYSPVEETACAVEFAKSLGVRHKLVELPIPEDIRNNPPERCYLCKRTLFSELARMAENEGIRHILDGSNLDDLGDHRPGRRAIKELGVRSPLLDAGLTKQDIRDLSHEYGLPTWDKPAGACLLTRLPHGSDVEETELRRIDQGETYLKGLGFAAVRLRSHGEVARIELPPEDIAACLESGVRKLIDERLKALGYRYVAVDLAGYRMGSLNEPQAADRKE; this comes from the coding sequence ATGTCGCTCACTCAACAGCAGAAAAAACAATATGCCGTGCTGCTGGCCGAGATTTACGGTCTGGAGCGTGTGCTGGTGGCTTTTTCCGGCGGCGTGGACAGCACCCTGCTGCTTCAAGCCGCCCAGCGGGCCGTGGGCGATGGCGTCCTGGCGGTTACTTTTGCAACGCCTTACTCTCCGGTTGAGGAGACCGCCTGCGCCGTGGAGTTCGCAAAATCCCTGGGTGTCCGCCATAAGCTCGTCGAACTGCCCATCCCCGAAGACATCCGCAACAATCCGCCCGAGCGCTGCTACCTGTGCAAGCGCACATTGTTCAGTGAGCTGGCCCGGATGGCGGAAAACGAGGGCATTCGGCACATCCTGGACGGCAGCAACCTCGACGACCTGGGCGACCATCGTCCCGGCCGCAGGGCCATCAAGGAGCTGGGTGTGCGCAGCCCGCTGCTCGATGCGGGGTTGACCAAGCAGGATATCCGTGACCTGTCCCACGAGTACGGCCTGCCTACCTGGGACAAGCCTGCCGGAGCATGCCTGCTCACGCGGTTGCCCCATGGCAGCGACGTGGAAGAGACGGAACTCAGACGCATCGATCAGGGCGAGACATATTTAAAAGGGCTCGGCTTTGCCGCGGTCAGGCTTCGCAGCCACGGTGAAGTGGCTCGCATCGAGCTGCCGCCGGAGGATATAGCTGCCTGCCTGGAGAGCGGCGTCAGGAAGCTCATCGACGAACGCTTGAAGGCGCTGGGCTATCGTTACGTGGCCGTGGATCTGGCGGGCTACCGCATGGGTAGCCTCAACGAGCCGCAAGCGGCCGATCGAAAGGAGTAG
- a CDS encoding MucR family transcriptional regulator → MEDYLQEALEIVKAQASVRTMTEEEITSMVQKLAAGIKAIAEGDVVETGAPAAVDPQKAIREKSILCCACGKSFKVLTKKHLSTHNLTPEEYREQYGYKKKLPLVCKSLQRERRKKMKEMKLWTKRTSAKKK, encoded by the coding sequence ATGGAAGATTACTTGCAAGAGGCATTGGAGATTGTAAAGGCTCAGGCAAGCGTGCGAACCATGACCGAGGAAGAGATAACCTCCATGGTGCAGAAACTGGCCGCCGGCATCAAAGCCATTGCCGAGGGTGATGTCGTCGAAACCGGGGCCCCCGCCGCCGTCGATCCCCAGAAGGCGATTCGAGAAAAGTCCATTCTCTGCTGTGCCTGCGGCAAGTCTTTCAAGGTTCTTACCAAGAAGCATTTGTCGACCCACAATCTGACCCCGGAAGAGTATCGCGAACAGTACGGATACAAGAAAAAACTTCCCCTGGTCTGCAAGTCCCTTCAGCGGGAACGCCGCAAGAAGATGAAAGAGATGAAACTCTGGACCAAGAGAACTTCTGCAAAGAAAAAATAA